One genomic region from Paroceanicella profunda encodes:
- a CDS encoding FMN-binding glutamate synthase family protein, whose product MHRYSAFVALCLATLLTLALIPVWDGFAIIALLCLVLSLVGIHDLIQPRHSVLRNYPVIGHIRWIFESIRPELRQYLIESDHDEEPFSREVRSLVYQRAKGEEDKRPFGTRKHVYDAGFSWLTHSMVPSHVEDWDFRVRIGGPDCTQPYDASLYNISAMSFGALSANAILALNTGARLGGFAQDTGEGGISRYHRAGKGDLIYEIGTGYFGCRAPDGSFDAEAFARQAQDPQVKMVEVKLSQGAKPGHGGVLPAAKITPEIAEARGIPMGEDCVSPAGHSAFSTPREFVEFLGELRRLSGGKPVGFKLCIGHRREFMCAVKAMVETGIVPDFIVVDGKEGGTGAAPLEFTNHIGMPLVEGLTFVDNTLRGAGLRDRVRIGAAGKLVTAFDIARTCALGADWCNSARGFMFSIGCIQGQACHTNRCPSGVATQDPLRQRALDVPDKSTRVATFHRNTLRAVADMVGAAGLSAPAEFSPRHFNIRQKNGETVTGDVAYPRIPAGSLIAGTCQDPNYANRWRRASAESFAAPD is encoded by the coding sequence ATGCACCGCTACTCGGCCTTTGTGGCACTGTGTCTCGCCACGCTTCTCACGCTTGCGCTCATCCCGGTCTGGGACGGCTTCGCCATCATCGCGCTCCTGTGCCTCGTGCTCAGCCTGGTCGGGATCCATGACCTGATCCAGCCGCGCCACTCGGTGCTGCGCAACTACCCGGTCATCGGCCATATCCGCTGGATCTTCGAGAGCATCCGCCCCGAGCTGCGCCAGTACCTCATCGAGAGCGACCATGACGAGGAGCCGTTCAGCCGCGAGGTCCGCTCGCTCGTCTACCAGCGCGCCAAGGGCGAGGAGGACAAGCGCCCCTTCGGCACCCGAAAGCATGTGTATGACGCCGGCTTCTCCTGGCTCACCCATTCCATGGTCCCCTCCCATGTCGAGGACTGGGACTTCCGGGTCCGAATCGGCGGGCCGGACTGCACGCAGCCCTATGACGCCTCGCTCTACAACATCTCCGCCATGAGCTTCGGCGCGCTCAGCGCCAACGCCATCCTGGCGCTGAACACCGGCGCCCGGCTGGGCGGCTTCGCGCAGGACACCGGCGAGGGCGGCATCTCGCGCTACCACCGCGCCGGCAAGGGAGACCTGATCTACGAGATCGGCACCGGCTATTTCGGCTGCCGCGCCCCCGACGGCAGCTTCGACGCGGAGGCCTTCGCCCGCCAGGCGCAGGACCCCCAGGTGAAGATGGTCGAGGTGAAGCTCTCCCAGGGCGCGAAGCCCGGCCATGGCGGCGTGCTGCCCGCCGCCAAGATCACCCCGGAGATCGCCGAGGCCCGCGGCATCCCGATGGGCGAGGACTGCGTCTCCCCCGCCGGGCACTCCGCCTTCTCCACCCCGCGGGAGTTCGTCGAATTCCTGGGCGAGCTGCGCCGGCTCTCGGGCGGCAAGCCCGTCGGCTTCAAGCTGTGCATCGGCCACCGGCGGGAATTCATGTGCGCGGTCAAGGCCATGGTCGAAACCGGCATCGTGCCGGACTTCATCGTGGTCGACGGCAAGGAGGGCGGCACCGGCGCCGCCCCGCTGGAATTCACCAACCACATCGGCATGCCGCTGGTCGAGGGCCTCACCTTCGTGGACAATACCCTGCGCGGCGCCGGCCTGCGCGACCGGGTGCGCATCGGCGCGGCGGGCAAGCTCGTCACCGCCTTCGACATCGCCCGCACCTGCGCGCTGGGGGCGGACTGGTGCAACTCGGCCCGCGGTTTCATGTTCTCCATCGGCTGCATCCAGGGCCAGGCCTGCCACACCAACCGCTGCCCCAGCGGCGTCGCCACCCAGGACCCGCTGCGCCAGCGCGCCCTCGACGTGCCCGACAAGTCGACCCGCGTCGCCACCTTCCACCGCAACACCCTGCGCGCCGTGGCCGACATGGTCGGCGCCGCCGGCCTGTCCGCCCCGGCGGAGTTCAGCCCGCGCCACTTCAACATCCGCCAGAAGAACGGCGAGACGGTGACCGGCGATGTCGCCTACCCCCGCATCCCCGCGGGCTCGCTCATCGCCGGCACCTGCCAGGACCCGAACTACGCCAACCGCTGGCGCCGCGCCTCCGCCGAGAGCTTCGCCGCCCCGGACTGA
- a CDS encoding M48 family metallopeptidase — MLRFLPVLLALAMAWIWWQGSSWHTRRTLLRKSTPLSDPVLSAHVACMAETLGTGPVEVRVYDHSAINGLASPDGRVYVTSGLIRRYREGEIASAEVASVIAHEIGHLALGHAPRRRLDFLGQNAVRLILGLVIGRFIPFIGPIIATRAAALLASLLAARLSRRDEFEADAYGAALMHRIGLGHAPQVALLRKLDESTGRRGPGVVAWLASHPPVPDRVAAIEALARDWPAPRSTG; from the coding sequence ATGCTGCGTTTCCTTCCCGTCCTGCTGGCCCTCGCGATGGCCTGGATCTGGTGGCAGGGCTCCTCCTGGCACACCCGGCGCACGCTGCTGCGCAAGTCCACCCCGCTGTCGGACCCGGTGCTCTCCGCCCATGTCGCCTGCATGGCCGAGACGCTGGGCACCGGCCCGGTGGAGGTGCGCGTCTACGATCACTCCGCCATCAACGGGCTCGCCAGCCCCGACGGCCGGGTCTACGTGACCAGCGGCCTGATCCGGCGCTACCGGGAGGGCGAGATCGCCTCGGCCGAGGTCGCCTCGGTGATCGCCCACGAGATCGGCCACCTCGCCCTGGGCCATGCCCCGCGCCGCCGGCTGGACTTCCTGGGCCAGAACGCGGTGCGCCTGATCCTCGGGCTGGTGATCGGCCGGTTCATCCCGTTCATCGGCCCGATCATCGCCACCCGGGCCGCGGCCCTGCTGGCCTCGCTACTCGCCGCGCGCCTGTCGCGCCGCGACGAGTTCGAGGCCGATGCCTATGGCGCCGCGCTCATGCACCGCATCGGCCTCGGCCACGCCCCGCAGGTCGCCCTGCTGCGCAAGCTCGACGAAAGCACGGGCCGCCGCGGCCCCGGCGTGGTGGCATGGCTGGCAAGCCACCCCCCGGTCCCCGACCGCGTGGCCGCCATCGAGGCCCTCGCCCGCGACTGGCCGGCGCCGCGCTCCACGGGCTGA
- a CDS encoding maleate cis-trans isomerase family protein, translated as MPALPYRLDAPIGHRACLGLVVLQSDETIEPEFRRLIPAEGTALYASRIPSAAEVSAETLAQMEAHLPAAAALLPPSIAFDVVGYGCTSGATVIGPARVAELVRGASTARQVTNPISAVMTACDALGVRRLGFVTPYVAEVSAAMRGALEDHGLAIGGFGSFEEAEEAKVARIHPASILEAAIATGRQAPCDAVFLSCTNLRTIDIIAAAEAALGVPVISSNQALAWHMARLAGLDTSAAAGFGQLMRAGLPPSA; from the coding sequence ATGCCCGCCCTGCCCTACCGCCTCGACGCGCCCATCGGGCACCGGGCCTGCCTCGGCCTCGTCGTCCTGCAATCCGACGAGACCATCGAACCCGAATTCCGGCGCCTCATCCCGGCCGAGGGCACCGCGCTCTACGCCAGCCGCATCCCCAGCGCGGCGGAGGTGAGCGCGGAGACCCTGGCGCAGATGGAGGCCCACCTGCCGGCCGCCGCCGCCCTGCTGCCCCCCTCGATCGCCTTCGACGTGGTCGGCTATGGCTGCACCTCCGGCGCCACGGTGATCGGGCCGGCGCGGGTGGCCGAACTGGTGCGCGGGGCCAGCACGGCGCGCCAGGTCACCAACCCGATCAGCGCGGTGATGACGGCCTGCGACGCGCTGGGCGTGCGCCGCCTGGGCTTCGTCACCCCCTATGTCGCCGAGGTGTCGGCGGCGATGCGCGGCGCGCTGGAGGACCACGGGCTGGCCATCGGCGGCTTCGGCTCCTTCGAGGAGGCGGAGGAGGCGAAAGTGGCCCGCATCCACCCCGCCTCCATCCTGGAAGCGGCCATCGCCACCGGGCGGCAGGCACCTTGCGACGCGGTCTTCCTCTCCTGCACGAACCTGCGCACCATCGACATCATCGCCGCGGCGGAAGCCGCGCTGGGCGTGCCGGTGATCAGCTCGAACCAGGCCCTGGCCTGGCACATGGCCCGGCTGGCGGGGCTGGACACCAGCGCCGCGGCCGGCTTCGGCCAGCTGATGCGCGCGGGGCTCCCCCCTTCGGCCTGA
- a CDS encoding vWA domain-containing protein, with protein MFIPFFLALREVRVPVSLREFLALLEAMQAEVVMYDVEGFYHLSRAILVKDERHIDRFDRAFAEAFRGLEAITAEDLISGHAIPEDWLRKLVEKHLTEEEKAEIAGLGGFDALMDTLRRRLAEQTERHQGGNKWVGTGGTSPFGAHGYNPEGVRIGQDESRHQRAVKVWDRREFRNLDDTVELGTRNIKVALKRLRRWARDSAHEELDLDGTITSTARQGWLDVRTRPERRNAVKVLLFLDAGGSMDPHVKVVEELFSAARSAFSHFEHYYFHNCLYEGVWKDNRRRWTEQTATLDLLRRFPKDYRCVFVGDASMSPYEIAVKGGASEHWNEEAGRVWLTRAREAWPASIWVNPVPERLWGYTQSIGMIREIFAGRMFPMTLSGLEAGMKELSR; from the coding sequence ACGTGGAGGGGTTCTACCACCTCTCCCGCGCCATCCTGGTGAAGGACGAGCGCCACATCGACCGGTTCGATCGCGCCTTCGCCGAGGCCTTCCGCGGCCTGGAGGCGATCACCGCCGAGGACCTGATCTCCGGCCACGCCATCCCCGAGGACTGGCTGCGCAAGCTGGTGGAGAAGCACCTCACCGAGGAGGAGAAGGCTGAGATCGCCGGGCTGGGCGGGTTCGATGCACTCATGGACACCCTGCGCCGGCGCCTCGCGGAGCAGACGGAGCGCCACCAGGGCGGCAACAAGTGGGTGGGCACCGGCGGCACCTCGCCCTTCGGCGCGCATGGCTACAACCCCGAGGGCGTGCGCATCGGCCAGGACGAGAGCCGCCACCAGCGCGCCGTGAAGGTCTGGGACCGGCGCGAATTCCGCAACCTCGACGACACGGTGGAGCTGGGCACCCGCAACATCAAGGTGGCCCTGAAGCGCCTGCGCCGCTGGGCCCGCGACAGCGCCCATGAGGAGCTGGACCTCGACGGCACCATCACCTCCACCGCCCGGCAGGGCTGGCTGGACGTGCGCACCCGCCCGGAGCGGCGCAACGCGGTGAAGGTGCTGCTGTTCCTTGACGCCGGCGGCTCGATGGACCCGCATGTGAAGGTGGTGGAGGAGCTGTTCTCCGCCGCCCGCAGCGCCTTCAGCCATTTCGAGCACTACTATTTCCACAACTGCCTCTACGAGGGCGTGTGGAAGGACAACCGCCGCCGCTGGACCGAGCAGACCGCCACGCTGGACCTGCTGCGCCGCTTCCCGAAGGACTACAGGTGCGTCTTCGTGGGCGACGCCTCCATGAGCCCCTACGAGATCGCGGTGAAGGGCGGCGCCTCCGAGCACTGGAACGAGGAGGCCGGTCGCGTCTGGCTCACCCGCGCGCGGGAGGCCTGGCCCGCCTCGATCTGGGTGAACCCGGTGCCGGAGCGGCTCTGGGGCTACACCCAGTCCATCGGGATGATCCGCGAGATCTTCGCCGGCCGGATGTTTCCGATGACCCTCTCCGGCCTGGAGGCCGGCATGAAGGAACTGAGCCGCTGA
- a CDS encoding M24 family metallopeptidase, translating into MPSRGFSPEDYAVRTARAQSAMALAGLDALLLTSEPDIRYFTGFLTRFWESPTRPWFLVVPAGGAPVAVIPSIGEALMRRTWIRDIRTWASPAPEDDGVSLLADTLGALAGPRGHIGLPMGAETVLRMPLADYARLRSALPDARFRDATAVLHSLQQVKSEAEIARIATACAIAGRAFARVPEIARAGTPLAEVFRRFQMLLLEEGADWVPYLAGGAGPGGYGDVISPADERPLARGDVLMLDTGAVFDGYFCDYDRNFSLGPPAADTVTAQDVLFEATEAGRAAARPGATAADLHDAMQAVIAAAGDLGAGGRLGHGLGMRLTEWPSLTATDRTPLVPGMVLTLEPALEIGPGRMLVHEENIVIREGAAELLSPRAPRALPELE; encoded by the coding sequence ATGCCCAGCCGTGGTTTTTCCCCCGAGGACTATGCCGTCCGCACCGCGCGGGCCCAGTCGGCCATGGCCCTGGCCGGGCTGGACGCCCTGCTGCTCACATCCGAGCCGGACATCCGCTATTTCACCGGCTTCCTCACCCGGTTCTGGGAAAGCCCGACCCGGCCGTGGTTCCTCGTGGTGCCGGCCGGCGGCGCGCCGGTCGCGGTGATCCCGTCGATCGGCGAGGCGCTGATGCGCCGGACTTGGATCCGCGACATCCGCACCTGGGCCTCCCCCGCGCCGGAGGATGACGGGGTGAGCCTGCTTGCCGACACGCTGGGCGCCCTGGCCGGGCCGCGCGGCCACATCGGCCTGCCGATGGGCGCGGAGACCGTGCTGCGCATGCCGCTCGCGGACTATGCCCGCTTGCGCTCCGCCCTGCCGGACGCCCGCTTCCGCGACGCGACAGCGGTGCTGCACAGCCTGCAGCAGGTGAAATCGGAGGCGGAGATCGCCCGCATCGCCACCGCCTGCGCCATCGCCGGGCGGGCCTTCGCCCGCGTGCCAGAGATCGCACGGGCCGGCACGCCGCTCGCCGAGGTGTTCCGCCGCTTCCAGATGCTGTTGCTGGAGGAGGGCGCGGACTGGGTGCCCTATCTCGCCGGCGGCGCGGGGCCGGGCGGCTACGGCGATGTCATCTCACCCGCGGACGAGCGCCCGCTGGCGCGCGGCGACGTGCTCATGCTCGACACGGGGGCTGTGTTCGACGGCTATTTCTGCGACTATGACCGGAACTTCTCCCTCGGCCCGCCGGCGGCGGACACCGTGACGGCTCAGGACGTGCTCTTCGAGGCCACCGAGGCCGGCCGCGCCGCTGCCCGCCCCGGCGCCACCGCGGCCGACCTGCACGACGCCATGCAGGCGGTGATCGCGGCGGCCGGAGACCTGGGCGCCGGGGGCCGGCTGGGCCACGGGCTGGGCATGCGCCTCACCGAATGGCCCTCGCTCACCGCGACGGACCGCACGCCGCTGGTGCCCGGCATGGTGCTCACCCTGGAGCCGGCGCTGGAGATCGGCCCCGGGCGCATGCTGGTGCATGAGGAGAACATCGTCATCCGCGAGGGAGCGGCCGAGCTTCTCTCGCCCCGCGCGCCGCGCGCCCTGCCCGAACTGGAGTAG